One part of the Parabacteroides distasonis ATCC 8503 genome encodes these proteins:
- the tig gene encoding trigger factor has product MNVSLKNNDAVSGIVKLEIVKADYADQVDKSLRSLRQKANVPGFRKGMVPMGMVKKMYGKHVLVEEINKLVSENLFKYIRENDLHILGEPMPNETEQKPLDFDKEEDFEFCFDVALAPEINIELSKNDKLPFYQVAIDEEMLNNQVNAYRSNFGSYDKVDEVEEKDMVKGTVAELENGAPKEGGIVVEDAVLMPMYIKDEEEKAKFIGAKVNAVVVFNPNKAYEGAEAEIASFLKIDKEKVAETTGDFSFEIKEITRHKDAEMNQELFDKVFGENVVTSEEEFKNKIKEALAEQFAPQSDFKFLTDTRDMLVERAGELNFADDLLKRWLLAANEKNTKEKIDEDFPQILQDLKYQLIKENLVKKNGLKVEDADIENFAKRVAKAQFAQYGMLSVPEDVLDNYAKDMLKNKQTLQNIIDRAVEEKLAAWLKEQVELDVKEVTADEFNKLFE; this is encoded by the coding sequence ATGAACGTTTCGCTTAAAAACAATGATGCCGTAAGCGGTATCGTGAAATTAGAAATAGTGAAAGCTGACTATGCTGATCAGGTAGACAAGAGCCTGCGTAGCCTTCGTCAGAAAGCCAATGTACCGGGTTTCCGTAAGGGCATGGTTCCTATGGGCATGGTTAAAAAAATGTACGGAAAGCACGTGCTGGTAGAGGAGATAAACAAATTAGTTTCTGAGAATCTGTTCAAGTATATCCGTGAGAACGATTTGCATATCTTAGGCGAGCCGATGCCTAACGAGACTGAGCAAAAGCCGTTGGATTTCGATAAGGAAGAGGATTTCGAATTCTGTTTTGACGTGGCTTTGGCTCCGGAGATCAATATCGAGTTGAGCAAGAACGATAAACTTCCGTTCTATCAAGTCGCTATCGATGAAGAAATGCTAAATAACCAAGTAAACGCTTATCGCTCAAACTTCGGTTCTTACGACAAGGTAGACGAGGTTGAGGAAAAAGATATGGTAAAAGGTACGGTAGCCGAGCTTGAGAATGGTGCCCCGAAAGAAGGTGGTATCGTTGTTGAGGATGCTGTCTTGATGCCTATGTATATCAAGGATGAGGAAGAAAAAGCTAAATTTATCGGTGCTAAAGTAAATGCCGTAGTGGTATTCAACCCGAATAAGGCTTACGAGGGTGCTGAGGCAGAGATCGCTTCTTTCTTGAAGATCGATAAAGAGAAAGTGGCTGAGACTACAGGCGACTTTAGCTTTGAGATCAAGGAGATCACCCGTCATAAAGACGCAGAGATGAACCAAGAGTTGTTCGACAAGGTATTTGGCGAGAACGTGGTTACCAGCGAGGAAGAATTCAAGAACAAGATCAAGGAAGCTTTGGCAGAGCAATTCGCTCCTCAGAGTGACTTCAAGTTCTTGACGGATACTCGTGATATGTTGGTTGAGAGAGCTGGCGAGTTGAATTTCGCTGACGATTTATTGAAACGTTGGTTGCTTGCCGCTAACGAGAAGAATACGAAAGAGAAGATCGACGAGGACTTCCCTCAGATCCTTCAGGATTTGAAATATCAGTTGATCAAGGAGAACTTGGTTAAGAAGAACGGCTTGAAGGTTGAGGACGCTGACATCGAGAACTTCGCTAAACGTGTGGCTAAGGCTCAGTTCGCTCAATACGGCATGTTGTCTGTACCTGAGGACGTACTTGACAACTACGCTAAAGACATGTTGAAAAATAAGCAAACACTTCAGAACATCATCGACCGTGCGGTTGAGGAGAAATTGGCTGCTTGGTTGAAAGAGCAAGTGGAACTTGATGTTAAGGAGGTAACCGCTGACGAGTTCAACAAACTTTTTGAATAA
- the recQ gene encoding DNA helicase RecQ → MAKKDHLTEELNRHFGFGTFKGNQKAIIENVLAGKDTFVLMPTGGGKSLCYQLPSILMEGTAIVISPLIALMKNQVDAMRNFSEEDGVAHFINSSLNKSAIDQVKSDILSGRTKLLYVAPESLTKEENVDFLRQVKISFYAVDEAHCISEWGHDFRPEYRRIRPIINEIGKRPLIALTATATPKVQHDIQKNLGMIDATVFKSSFNRSNLYYEVRPKGTNIDREIIKYIKANEGKSGIVYCLSRKKVEEFADILKANGIKALPYHAGMDSQVRSANQDAFLMEQADVIVATIAFGMGIDKPDVRYVIHYDIPKSLEGYYQETGRAGRDGGEGQCIAFYAYKDLQKLEKFMQGKPVAEQEIGKQLLLETAAYAETSVCRRKVLLHYFGEEYLEDNCGNCDNCLNPKKQVEAKELLSAVLEVISTLKEKFKADYIVNILVGNETSEIQNYKHNELEVFGSGQDEDDKTWNAVIRQALIAGYLAKDIENYGLLKITEKGKEFMKKPVSFKITEDNEFEEEEEEVPVRGGASCAVDPVLYSMMKDLRKKLSKRLEVPPFVIFQDPSLEAMATTYPITLDELQNIPGVGAGKAKRYGKEFIELIKKHVEENEIERPEDLRVRTVANKSKLKVSIIQRIDRKVALDEIALTNGLEFTELLDEIEAIVYSGTRINIDYFLNDVMDEDHIEDIYEYFKDSETDGLEDAIEELGGDYTEEEIRLVRIKFLSEMAN, encoded by the coding sequence ATGGCAAAGAAGGATCATTTAACAGAAGAGCTAAATCGGCACTTTGGCTTCGGTACCTTTAAGGGGAACCAGAAGGCTATTATTGAGAACGTGCTGGCCGGGAAGGATACTTTTGTATTAATGCCGACGGGGGGAGGTAAATCTCTTTGTTATCAATTACCATCCATACTAATGGAAGGAACCGCGATCGTGATATCTCCGTTGATCGCTTTGATGAAGAATCAGGTGGACGCGATGCGGAATTTCAGTGAGGAAGATGGGGTCGCCCATTTTATCAATTCCTCTTTGAATAAGTCGGCTATCGACCAGGTGAAATCGGATATATTATCAGGACGTACCAAGTTGCTGTATGTAGCACCGGAGTCCTTGACCAAGGAAGAGAACGTGGATTTTCTGCGTCAGGTAAAGATCTCTTTCTATGCGGTGGACGAGGCGCATTGTATCTCGGAATGGGGACATGATTTCCGTCCGGAATATCGAAGAATCCGTCCGATTATCAATGAGATCGGTAAACGTCCGTTAATCGCTCTGACCGCTACCGCTACACCTAAGGTGCAGCACGATATCCAGAAGAATCTGGGTATGATAGACGCTACAGTCTTTAAATCATCCTTCAACCGCTCTAATTTGTATTATGAGGTTCGTCCGAAAGGAACGAATATAGACCGCGAGATCATTAAGTATATTAAAGCCAACGAGGGTAAATCGGGTATCGTATATTGTTTGAGCCGTAAAAAGGTGGAGGAATTTGCCGACATCTTGAAAGCCAACGGGATAAAGGCGTTGCCTTACCATGCGGGAATGGATTCGCAAGTACGTTCCGCCAATCAGGATGCCTTCCTGATGGAACAGGCGGATGTGATCGTGGCTACGATCGCTTTCGGTATGGGTATCGACAAGCCGGATGTCCGTTATGTGATTCATTACGATATCCCGAAGAGCCTAGAAGGTTATTACCAGGAAACCGGTCGTGCCGGTAGGGATGGCGGAGAAGGCCAATGTATCGCTTTCTATGCTTATAAGGACTTGCAAAAATTGGAGAAATTCATGCAAGGAAAGCCCGTGGCCGAACAGGAAATCGGCAAACAGTTGCTTTTAGAGACTGCAGCCTATGCCGAGACTTCCGTCTGCCGGAGAAAAGTGCTATTGCATTATTTCGGTGAGGAATACCTGGAAGATAATTGTGGTAATTGTGATAATTGTTTGAACCCAAAGAAGCAGGTGGAAGCGAAGGAATTGTTAAGCGCGGTACTGGAGGTTATCAGTACGTTGAAAGAAAAGTTTAAGGCAGATTATATCGTAAATATTTTGGTAGGTAACGAAACCTCCGAAATCCAAAATTACAAGCACAATGAATTAGAGGTCTTCGGTTCCGGACAGGACGAGGATGATAAAACTTGGAACGCCGTTATTCGTCAGGCTTTAATCGCTGGCTATTTAGCGAAGGATATTGAGAATTATGGTTTGCTGAAAATCACGGAAAAAGGTAAGGAGTTCATGAAGAAGCCGGTATCGTTCAAGATTACCGAGGACAATGAATTCGAGGAAGAGGAAGAGGAAGTTCCGGTTCGTGGGGGCGCCTCTTGTGCGGTAGACCCGGTTCTTTATTCCATGATGAAGGATTTGCGTAAGAAATTATCCAAGCGGTTGGAAGTTCCGCCTTTCGTGATTTTCCAAGATCCCTCTTTGGAGGCTATGGCTACTACTTATCCGATCACGTTGGACGAGTTGCAGAATATCCCGGGAGTGGGCGCTGGTAAGGCGAAACGTTATGGCAAGGAGTTCATTGAGTTGATCAAGAAACATGTAGAGGAGAACGAGATTGAGCGTCCGGAGGATTTGCGCGTACGTACGGTCGCTAATAAGTCCAAGTTGAAGGTCTCAATCATTCAGCGGATCGACCGTAAGGTGGCGCTGGACGAGATCGCGTTGACTAACGGACTTGAGTTCACCGAGCTTTTGGATGAGATCGAGGCGATCGTATATTCCGGTACACGTATCAATATCGATTATTTCTTGAATGATGTGATGGATGAGGATCATATCGAGGATATTTACGAGTATTTCAAGGATTCGGAGACCGACGGTCTGGAAGACGCCATTGAGGAATTAGGCGGTGACTATACGGAAGAGGAGATTCGCTTGGTCCGTATCAAGTTCTTGTCTGAAATGGCAAACTAA
- a CDS encoding MlaE family ABC transporter permease, which yields MNKALHRMGEYTLLMMKSITLPDRWSMFFKQLIKEIYKLGVDSLWIVIIISVFIGTVIAIQISLNISSPLIPKFTIGYTTREIILLEFSSSIMALILAGKVGSNIASEIGTMRVTEQIDAMEIMGVNSANFLILPKMLGLMIFIPVLVIFSMFTGIMGGIFASYSTSTGMTPSSFEYGLQFYFNEFYIWYSIIKSVVYAFIISSIAAYFGYNVKGGALEVGKASTNAVVMSSIMILLADVILTHLMLT from the coding sequence ATGAATAAAGCATTACACAGAATGGGTGAGTATACCCTACTGATGATGAAGAGTATAACACTTCCAGACCGGTGGAGTATGTTCTTTAAGCAATTGATCAAAGAGATATACAAGCTAGGCGTGGACTCTCTTTGGATTGTCATAATCATCTCGGTCTTTATCGGTACGGTTATCGCCATCCAGATCTCCTTGAATATCAGTTCCCCCTTGATTCCTAAGTTTACGATCGGCTATACCACCCGTGAGATTATCTTGCTGGAATTCTCTTCCTCTATCATGGCACTAATCCTAGCGGGTAAAGTAGGCAGTAATATCGCCTCCGAGATCGGAACCATGCGAGTCACCGAGCAGATAGACGCCATGGAAATCATGGGTGTTAATTCAGCCAACTTCCTGATCCTTCCGAAAATGCTCGGTTTGATGATCTTTATTCCGGTATTGGTTATCTTCAGTATGTTCACCGGTATCATGGGCGGCATATTCGCCAGTTACTCAACGAGTACGGGAATGACTCCTTCCTCGTTCGAGTACGGTTTGCAATTCTACTTCAACGAGTTTTACATTTGGTATTCTATTATCAAATCCGTAGTATATGCGTTCATCATCTCATCCATCGCCGCCTATTTTGGCTATAACGTAAAGGGAGGCGCCCTAGAGGTAGGTAAGGCAAGTACGAATGCCGTGGTCATGAGCAGTATCATGATTTTACTTGCCGACGTAATATTAACCCATTTAATGCTTACTTAA
- the guaB gene encoding IMP dehydrogenase produces the protein MSFIADRVVMDGLTFDDVLLIPAYSEVLPRNVDLTTKFSRNITLNIPMVSAAMDTVTEAKLAIAIAREGGIGVIHKNMTIAEQAKQVQTVKRAENGMIYDPVTITKGKRVADALAMMAEYKIGGIPVVDEGGYLVGIVTNRDLRFEKDMNRSIDEVMTKENLVVTGQSTDMEAAAQILQEHKIEKLPVVDSHNKLIGLITYKDITKAKDKPKACKDSKGRLRVAAGVGVTFNTFERVAALVDAGVDALVIDTAHGHSKGVVDVLKQIKAQYPHIDCVVGNIATGEAAKYLVEAGADAVKVGIGPGSICTTRVIAGVGVPQLSAIYDVAKALEGTGVPLIADGGLRYSGDIVKAIAAGGSSVMMGSLLAGVEESPGDTIIFNGRKFKSYRGMGSLEAMQKGSKDRYFQDVEDDVKKLVPEGIAARVPFKGSLYEVIYQMVGGLRAGMGYCGAHNIEELHKARFTRITNAGVQESHPHDVAITQEAPNYSRGE, from the coding sequence ATGTCATTTATTGCAGACAGGGTAGTTATGGATGGGTTAACGTTTGACGATGTATTGTTAATCCCAGCTTATTCGGAAGTTCTTCCTCGTAATGTCGATCTCACGACAAAGTTTTCACGTAATATCACATTGAATATACCGATGGTGTCGGCCGCTATGGATACGGTTACCGAGGCCAAGTTGGCTATCGCTATCGCCCGTGAGGGAGGTATTGGTGTGATTCATAAAAACATGACGATCGCCGAGCAGGCAAAGCAGGTCCAGACCGTTAAACGTGCGGAGAATGGAATGATCTATGATCCGGTGACTATCACGAAGGGCAAGCGTGTGGCGGATGCCTTGGCAATGATGGCTGAATATAAGATTGGCGGTATTCCCGTGGTGGATGAAGGCGGGTATTTGGTAGGTATCGTGACAAACCGTGACTTGCGTTTCGAGAAGGACATGAACCGTTCTATCGACGAGGTGATGACGAAAGAGAATTTGGTCGTAACCGGACAATCTACGGATATGGAGGCCGCCGCTCAGATCCTTCAGGAACATAAGATCGAGAAGTTACCGGTGGTCGATAGCCATAATAAGTTGATCGGCTTGATTACCTATAAAGATATAACGAAAGCGAAAGATAAACCGAAGGCTTGCAAGGATTCGAAAGGTCGTTTGCGTGTAGCTGCCGGTGTAGGCGTTACGTTCAATACCTTCGAGCGTGTAGCCGCTTTGGTGGATGCCGGGGTGGATGCTTTGGTGATCGACACGGCACATGGTCACTCAAAAGGTGTGGTGGATGTCTTGAAACAGATTAAGGCGCAATATCCGCATATTGATTGTGTGGTCGGTAATATCGCTACGGGCGAGGCTGCTAAATATTTAGTGGAAGCCGGGGCGGACGCCGTGAAGGTAGGTATCGGTCCGGGTTCGATTTGTACAACTCGTGTGATCGCTGGTGTGGGTGTTCCCCAGTTGTCGGCTATTTACGATGTGGCGAAGGCGTTGGAAGGAACTGGTGTGCCTTTGATCGCCGACGGTGGCTTGCGTTACTCCGGTGATATCGTGAAGGCGATCGCCGCTGGTGGATCTTCCGTGATGATGGGATCTCTGTTGGCGGGTGTAGAGGAGTCGCCGGGCGATACGATTATCTTCAATGGCCGAAAGTTTAAGTCTTACCGTGGAATGGGGTCGTTGGAAGCTATGCAAAAGGGGTCCAAGGATCGGTATTTCCAAGATGTGGAGGACGACGTGAAGAAGCTGGTTCCGGAGGGAATCGCTGCCCGTGTTCCGTTTAAGGGTTCTTTGTATGAGGTCATTTACCAAATGGTAGGTGGTTTACGTGCGGGAATGGGTTATTGCGGGGCTCATAATATCGAGGAGTTGCATAAAGCTCGTTTTACTCGAATCACCAACGCAGGTGTGCAAGAGAGCCATCCGCATGACGTAGCGATCACGCAAGAGGCTCCGAATTATAGCCGCGGTGAATAG
- the clpX gene encoding ATP-dependent Clp protease ATP-binding subunit ClpX, with protein sequence MAKTTGDTCTFCGRSSRDVNLLINGISGCICDDCARQAYEIVKEQTGGKKTSFGLKQKDLPKPEDIKTFLDQYVIGQDDAKRYLSVSVYNHYKRLLQKVTADDVEIEKSNIIMVGATGTGKTLLARTIAKLLHVPFAIVDATVLTEAGYVGEDIESILTRLLQAADYDVEAAQRGIVFIDEIDKIARKSDNPSITRDVSGEGVQQGLLKLLEGSIVNVPPQGGRKHPEQKMIAVDTKNILFVCGGAFDGIEKKIAQRLNTRVVGYSASLDTATVDRNNLLKYITPTDLKSFGLIPEIIGRLPILTYLNPLDRDTLRNILTEPKNSIIKQYVKLFEMDGIKLTFDEKVYEFIVDKALEFKLGARGLRSIVEAVMMDAMYSMPSQKVKELHVTLEYAKEKFEKSDVNRLQVA encoded by the coding sequence ATGGCCAAAACAACAGGCGATACATGTACGTTTTGCGGCAGGAGTAGCCGTGATGTTAATTTGCTTATCAATGGGATCTCTGGTTGTATTTGCGATGATTGTGCCCGGCAGGCGTATGAGATCGTAAAGGAGCAGACAGGAGGTAAGAAAACTTCTTTTGGTTTGAAGCAGAAAGATCTGCCTAAACCGGAAGATATCAAGACTTTCTTGGATCAGTACGTGATCGGGCAGGATGACGCGAAGCGTTATCTGTCGGTATCGGTGTACAACCATTACAAGCGTTTACTTCAAAAGGTTACCGCCGATGATGTAGAGATTGAGAAATCTAATATTATCATGGTGGGCGCTACCGGTACGGGCAAGACTTTGTTAGCCCGTACGATCGCTAAGTTATTGCATGTCCCGTTCGCTATCGTGGACGCTACGGTACTTACCGAGGCAGGTTACGTGGGGGAGGATATTGAGAGTATCTTGACCCGGCTATTGCAAGCGGCGGATTATGATGTGGAGGCGGCCCAACGGGGTATCGTCTTCATCGATGAGATCGATAAGATCGCACGTAAGAGCGATAATCCGTCTATCACTCGGGATGTCAGCGGTGAGGGTGTACAGCAAGGTTTGCTGAAACTTCTAGAAGGATCGATCGTGAATGTGCCTCCTCAGGGGGGACGTAAGCATCCGGAGCAAAAGATGATTGCGGTGGATACGAAGAATATCCTGTTCGTTTGCGGTGGTGCTTTCGATGGAATCGAGAAGAAGATCGCTCAACGCTTAAATACCCGTGTGGTCGGTTATTCGGCTAGTTTGGATACGGCTACCGTAGACCGGAATAATTTACTGAAATACATCACCCCGACTGATTTGAAGTCGTTTGGCTTGATCCCGGAGATTATCGGTCGTTTACCTATCCTCACGTATCTGAATCCGCTGGATCGTGATACGCTTCGTAACATCTTGACCGAGCCGAAGAACTCCATTATCAAGCAATACGTCAAATTGTTCGAGATGGATGGCATTAAGCTGACGTTCGATGAGAAAGTCTATGAGTTTATCGTGGATAAGGCGCTTGAGTTTAAGCTGGGTGCCCGTGGGTTACGTTCAATCGTAGAAGCCGTGATGATGGACGCTATGTACAGTATGCCATCTCAAAAAGTAAAGGAACTCCATGTAACGTTGGAGTATGCGAAAGAGAAATTTGAAAAATCGGACGTGAACCGTTTACAGGTCGCGTAA
- the lptB gene encoding LPS export ABC transporter ATP-binding protein, which produces MSDEQRMVLRTEDLVKKYRTRTVVNHVSINVKQGEIVGLLGPNGAGKTTTFYMTVGLVTPNEGKIFLNDMEITKFPVYKRARNGIGYLAQEASIFRKMTVEDNIRSVLEMTGRSVEYQKEKLESLISEFGLNKVRKNLGDQLSGGERRRAEIARCLAIDPKFIMLDEPFAGVDPIAVQDIQTIVARLKHKNIGILITDHNVYETLSICDRAYLLFEGKVLFQGTAEQLAENEIVREKYLGKDFVLRKKDL; this is translated from the coding sequence ATGTCAGACGAACAACGAATGGTGCTCCGTACGGAGGACTTGGTAAAGAAATATAGGACTCGTACGGTCGTGAATCATGTATCGATTAACGTGAAACAGGGGGAGATCGTTGGTTTGCTTGGTCCGAACGGAGCGGGAAAGACGACCACCTTTTATATGACAGTAGGTTTGGTCACTCCTAACGAGGGTAAGATCTTCTTGAATGACATGGAGATTACGAAATTCCCGGTCTATAAGCGGGCTCGCAACGGCATTGGCTATCTGGCGCAAGAGGCTTCGATTTTCCGGAAAATGACGGTGGAAGATAATATCCGCTCGGTCTTGGAGATGACGGGACGTAGCGTTGAGTACCAAAAAGAGAAACTGGAAAGCTTGATTTCAGAGTTCGGTTTGAATAAGGTTCGTAAAAACTTGGGAGACCAACTTTCGGGTGGAGAGCGGCGTCGTGCGGAGATTGCCCGCTGTCTGGCGATCGATCCGAAGTTCATTATGTTGGATGAGCCTTTCGCCGGTGTAGACCCGATCGCCGTACAAGATATCCAGACAATCGTGGCTCGCTTGAAACATAAGAATATCGGAATCTTGATTACCGACCACAATGTGTACGAGACATTGAGTATTTGTGACCGGGCCTATCTCCTGTTCGAGGGAAAAGTCCTTTTCCAAGGAACCGCCGAACAACTAGCCGAGAACGAGATCGTGCGCGAGAAATATTTGGGAAAAGACTTTGTGCTGCGTAAGAAAGACTTATAG
- the clpP gene encoding ATP-dependent Clp endopeptidase proteolytic subunit ClpP gives MEDFRKYATKHLGMSGTALDSYMNISSSYISPTIIEERQLNVAQMDVFSRLMMDRIIFLGTQVDDYTANVIQAQLLYLDSSDPGKDISIYINSPGGSVYAGYGIYDTMQFISSDVSTICTGMAASMASVLLVAGTKGKRFGLKHSRVMIHQPLGGVQGQASDIEITAREILKVKKELYTIISDHSGRPYEEIERDGDRDFWMTAEEAKKYGMIDDVLTRK, from the coding sequence ATGGAAGATTTTAGAAAGTATGCTACAAAGCATTTAGGTATGAGTGGTACGGCTCTGGATAGTTATATGAACATCTCCAGTAGCTATATCTCCCCGACAATTATAGAGGAACGACAGCTGAATGTCGCTCAAATGGATGTCTTCTCTCGGTTGATGATGGACCGTATTATTTTCTTGGGCACGCAAGTGGATGATTATACCGCTAACGTGATTCAAGCGCAGTTGTTGTATCTGGATTCCAGTGATCCCGGAAAGGATATCTCTATTTATATCAATTCGCCGGGTGGCTCTGTATATGCGGGCTACGGCATTTATGACACGATGCAGTTTATCTCCAGCGACGTATCTACGATTTGTACGGGTATGGCCGCCTCTATGGCGTCTGTCTTATTGGTGGCGGGAACCAAGGGAAAACGTTTCGGCTTGAAGCACTCCCGTGTAATGATCCATCAACCGCTTGGCGGCGTACAAGGACAGGCTTCAGACATCGAGATTACCGCTCGCGAGATCTTGAAGGTTAAGAAAGAACTGTACACCATAATCTCGGATCATTCAGGTAGACCCTATGAGGAGATCGAGCGCGATGGCGACCGTGATTTCTGGATGACCGCGGAGGAAGCGAAAAAGTATGGCATGATCGACGATGTTTTAACACGTAAATAA
- a CDS encoding CPBP family intramembrane glutamic endopeptidase, which yields MRIKGIYATRPAIIQLLILLLFLLAGAILSSIISTGLLLATHGLQADITQDANLMRLIQFISAICTFLLPSIAMAWICSDNPCHYLSVKKITDGRIWILTLVCVFLFSPVINLLGLLNKQMELPAFMAPIEEWMRAQETLAEQLTTILLSSDSVWVILANLIVIAVTAGITEEFLFRGALQRVIGKWTSNPHTIIWVAAILFSAFHLQFYGFLPRMILGAYFGYLLYWSKSIWIPVFAHFVNNAFAVIGMSDSRLKDNEFITGDIPAEHLLDFCLIAALSFLLFILVNRRLKRLL from the coding sequence ATGAGAATAAAAGGAATATATGCTACCCGTCCGGCGATAATCCAACTTTTGATCCTCTTGCTATTCTTATTGGCTGGAGCCATTTTATCATCTATTATATCCACGGGCTTATTACTTGCGACCCACGGTTTACAGGCTGATATAACCCAAGACGCTAATTTAATGAGGCTCATTCAGTTCATCTCGGCGATCTGTACCTTTTTGCTACCATCTATCGCCATGGCTTGGATATGTAGTGACAATCCCTGCCATTATCTATCAGTCAAGAAAATCACAGACGGCAGGATCTGGATTCTCACCTTAGTTTGCGTGTTCTTATTTTCTCCGGTTATCAATTTGCTAGGATTGCTCAACAAACAGATGGAGTTACCCGCGTTTATGGCTCCTATCGAGGAATGGATGCGGGCGCAAGAAACCCTCGCCGAACAACTGACGACGATCCTGTTATCCAGCGATAGCGTTTGGGTAATCCTGGCCAACCTTATCGTTATCGCCGTTACGGCCGGGATAACCGAGGAGTTCCTGTTCAGAGGAGCCTTGCAACGAGTGATCGGGAAATGGACCTCCAACCCTCATACGATCATATGGGTCGCCGCCATACTATTTAGCGCCTTCCATTTACAATTTTACGGATTCTTGCCCCGGATGATACTCGGAGCCTATTTCGGCTATCTACTCTATTGGAGCAAGAGCATCTGGATACCGGTGTTCGCCCACTTTGTCAATAATGCTTTCGCCGTAATAGGGATGTCGGACAGTCGTCTCAAGGATAACGAGTTTATCACAGGCGATATTCCCGCCGAGCATCTTTTGGACTTTTGTCTTATCGCCGCCTTATCTTTCCTGCTGTTCATACTGGTAAACAGGCGATTGAAACGACTGCTATAA
- a CDS encoding glycoside hydrolase family 43 protein, translating to MKRILLGVIGLLCLCVACLRKDLSFKPGEVWPDDKGVHINAHGGGILRVGDTYYWFGEHKTEGSAGNLAQVGVHCYSSKDLYNWKDEGIALSVVPDDTTSHIVKGCVLERPKVIYNKKNDQYVMWFHLEPRGAGYSGALSGVAVSKNVAGPYSFVNAFRPNAGFWPVNVQELHKQPCTFSADLRFSGGELPAHPDSLNLLGRDQISGQMARDMNLFVDDDGIAYHIYSSEENSTLHISQLTDDYTSYSGKYARFFPGRFMEAPALFKQKGKYYLIMSGCTGWAPNAGRSAVASSIWGPWKELENPFRGENSEVSFYSQSTYVLPVPGHADRFIYMGDRWTPENAIDGRYIWLPIRFEGEQPVIEWRSEWSY from the coding sequence ATGAAGCGAATTCTTTTAGGAGTGATCGGCTTGCTGTGTTTATGTGTGGCTTGCCTGCGGAAGGATCTTTCTTTTAAGCCGGGGGAAGTTTGGCCGGATGATAAAGGGGTACATATAAACGCTCATGGTGGCGGTATTCTACGGGTTGGGGATACTTATTATTGGTTTGGTGAACATAAAACGGAGGGCTCGGCTGGAAATCTGGCTCAAGTAGGCGTTCATTGCTATTCGTCGAAAGATTTATATAATTGGAAAGACGAGGGAATCGCCTTATCGGTCGTGCCGGATGATACGACGAGCCATATTGTTAAGGGATGCGTGTTGGAGCGTCCGAAAGTGATTTATAATAAAAAGAATGATCAATATGTAATGTGGTTTCATTTAGAGCCGAGAGGTGCTGGCTATTCGGGAGCATTGAGTGGAGTGGCTGTCAGTAAAAACGTGGCGGGGCCTTACTCGTTCGTAAACGCTTTCCGTCCGAATGCCGGTTTTTGGCCGGTTAATGTACAGGAACTACATAAGCAACCTTGTACGTTTTCCGCAGATCTACGTTTTAGCGGTGGAGAGTTACCTGCCCATCCGGATAGCTTGAATTTATTGGGGCGTGACCAAATCTCCGGACAAATGGCTAGGGATATGAACCTTTTCGTGGATGACGATGGCATCGCTTATCATATTTATTCCTCGGAAGAGAATAGTACCTTGCATATATCGCAGCTGACCGATGATTATACGAGTTATTCCGGTAAGTACGCCCGTTTCTTCCCGGGGCGTTTCATGGAAGCTCCAGCCTTGTTCAAACAGAAGGGGAAATATTATTTGATTATGTCCGGCTGTACGGGCTGGGCTCCGAATGCGGGACGATCGGCGGTCGCTTCCTCGATTTGGGGACCTTGGAAGGAATTGGAAAATCCGTTTAGGGGAGAGAACTCGGAGGTGTCGTTTTATTCTCAGAGCACGTACGTATTGCCTGTACCCGGCCATGCGGATCGCTTTATTTATATGGGAGATCGTTGGACTCCGGAGAACGCTATAGACGGACGTTATATCTGGCTTCCTATCCGATTCGAGGGGGAGCAACCCGTGATCGAGTGGCGATCTGAGTGGAGTTATTAA